The Paraburkholderia dioscoreae DNA window CGCCGCAGAAGCGCGACACCCAAGGTCGCTTCGATCTCGCTGATGCGCTTGCTGACGGCCGCTGCCGCGATATGTTCGCGCTCGGCCGCCGCCGCGATGGTGCCGGCCTCGGCGACGCTGACAAACAGTCTGAGCGAAAGCGGATCGAGTGTCGGCATGGTGCCCCGCGAATAATTGGAATGTTCCGCCGATGCCGGCCAAGCGCGGTACGGCGTACGGCACTCGGCATGATCCACGTAAACGGCAGCGACTTCAGCCAGTGTACCGAAACGGCCGGCGGCCGTGCCTCGTCATCGTGGTTCGCGATGGCGGCATGGCCAAGCACTGCTTTGTGTCCGCGCAGCACCCGGCAACAATGGCATGAAGCGACGGACCCGACCGAGGTGCCCCGTCCACGAGGAGCGAGCGATGCAAACGTCAACCCACGCAAAGATCAAGGTTTTCTGGCAACCCGGCTGTTCGTCGTGTCTGCGGACCAAGGAGTTTTTGGCGAACCAGGGCATCGAATTCGAATCCATCGACGTGCACAACGATCCCGACGGCCTTGCGCAATTGACCGCGTTGGGCGCGCGCAGCGTACCGGTGGTCGCGCTTGGGTCGAGATTTACGTTCTGTCAGTCCATCAACGACGTGATCAAGTTTCTGGATCTGAAAACGAAGATCATCACGCCGTTGCCGCCGCCGGAACTGGTCAATCGCCTCGAACTCGTGCTCGAATCGAACGCGCGATATACGCGGCAGTTTAGCGGCCCGGCTTTTCGCGAGCCGTTCCGGAATCGCAACCGGACTCCGGCGGGACTGACGTTTCATGTGTTTCGCGTGGCGGAGATGGGGATCGAAGCGGCGCAACAGATCGAACTGCTGTTCGAGGGATTCGACGAAGTGCCGCCCACTCACTGGGGGCCGGAGGAAATCGCCCAGTGGGGCGAGAGTGTGAAGGCGCGCCTCACCGCGTGGTGGAATGACGAGACCGACCGTTCGCTCAGCTACGACGTGCCGACTTACTACGGACGGCGCCCCATGCACGAGGTGCTAGAGCGCACGGCCTGGCACAGCGCGCAGCATACCCGCCAGGTCATGTTGATGCTCGAGAGCGAAGGAATCCAGATCGACCGGCCGCTGACAGCGCAAGATCTGGCGGGCTTGCCCCTGCCGGATGAAGTCTGGGACAGATAGGCGCGCGCAGTTCCTGTCGTTCACAGTTGTGCGCCGCCGCATAAAAAACAAACGCCAACCCATCCCCACTTTCGCGTGGCAGAATCGCCTTCATCCCGTCGGCGAGACTGAATCACATGACCACGCTGCGCGAAAAATCGACTGACTCGGTCTATCAACAACTGCGCACCAAAATCCTGAGCGACGAATTTCGCCCCGGCATGCAGTTGCTCGAACGCGACCTGGTGAGTCTCTTCGGCGTGAGCCGCACGCCAGTGCGGGAAGCACTGGTCCGCTTGCAAAAGGAGAACCTGCTGCAGATCGTGCCGCGCCACGGCATTCGTGTGCGCCAGGTCTCGCTGCCCGACATCGAAGCGATTCACCAGGTGCAAAGCAGCCTGGAAGCCACCGCGGCCGGCGTTGTCGCGACCATGAATCTACGCGCAAAAGAACTGCAGCCGTTAGACCAGATGTGCAACGCAATGGACCGCGCGCACGAGAAGAACGACTACGCGGCCTGGGCCAGCGCCGACGAGGCGTTTTTCTCCCAACTCCTGAAACTCTGCGGCAACCCGCGGCTCACGCAGATCGTCAACGCATGCTGGGATCAGATCCGGCGCGTACGCGATCTCACCTTGCGGCTCAGCGCGTTGGCCGATCTGCCGAAGGCACGGCATCGATCGATCGTCGAAGCGATCCGCGCCGGTGACAGCGCGACGGCCGAGTGTTTGTGCCGCGACTATCGCGCGCACTGTCTGCAGTTCCAGCTCGACACCTTGCAGCGGCTTCGCATTCTCGAAGTCTGAAGGCCGCGAGACGTCGGCACCGTTCGACGCGATCCGTGTCGGGCAATTTCCAA harbors:
- a CDS encoding glutaredoxin domain-containing protein — protein: MQTSTHAKIKVFWQPGCSSCLRTKEFLANQGIEFESIDVHNDPDGLAQLTALGARSVPVVALGSRFTFCQSINDVIKFLDLKTKIITPLPPPELVNRLELVLESNARYTRQFSGPAFREPFRNRNRTPAGLTFHVFRVAEMGIEAAQQIELLFEGFDEVPPTHWGPEEIAQWGESVKARLTAWWNDETDRSLSYDVPTYYGRRPMHEVLERTAWHSAQHTRQVMLMLESEGIQIDRPLTAQDLAGLPLPDEVWDR
- a CDS encoding GntR family transcriptional regulator translates to MTTLREKSTDSVYQQLRTKILSDEFRPGMQLLERDLVSLFGVSRTPVREALVRLQKENLLQIVPRHGIRVRQVSLPDIEAIHQVQSSLEATAAGVVATMNLRAKELQPLDQMCNAMDRAHEKNDYAAWASADEAFFSQLLKLCGNPRLTQIVNACWDQIRRVRDLTLRLSALADLPKARHRSIVEAIRAGDSATAECLCRDYRAHCLQFQLDTLQRLRILEV